A genomic window from Companilactobacillus alimentarius DSM 20249 includes:
- the uvrA gene encoding excinuclease ABC subunit UvrA — MLNDKIVIHGARAHNLKDIDVTIPRDKLVVMTGLSGSGKSSLAFDTLYAEGQRRYVESLSSYARQFLGQMDKPDVDSIDGLSPAISIDQKTTSKNPRSTVGTVTEINDYLRLLWARVGTPICPNDGTKITSQSAQQMVDAILKLDEGTKLQVLSPVVRSKRGQHKKALNQIKKQGYVRIRVDGEIRDVSEDIELDKNKKHSIDVVVDRIVINDHIKSRLFDSVEAALRLSDGYMNVDVIGSDMMVFSEKNACPICGFTVGELEPRLFSFNAPFGACENCDGLGIKLEVDLDLVIPDQSKTLAEGAIEPWNPISSQYYPEMLAQACKEFGIDMNVPFEKLPKKDQKTILNGSDGKTFHFHYENDFGGVRDVDVPFEGVIPNIDRRYHETNSDFTREVMRKYMTELKCPVCHGKRLNRKALAVKIAGQDIAEVSDMSIKNELPFFKAVTFGEQNTVIAKPILKEVKDRLAFLINVGLEYLTLSRSAGTLSGGEAQRIRLATQIGSNLSGVMYILDEPSIGLHQRDNDRLIRSLKKMRDLGNTLIVVEHDEDTMRAADYLIDVGPGAGENGGRIVAAGTPKEVEDNPKSLTGQYLAGKKFVPVPLKRRKGNGKAVKVFGAAENNLKKLDVKFPLGKFIVVTGVSGSGKSTLVNMILKRALAQKMNHNSEKPGKYKKITGYENLEKMIAIDQSPIGRTPRSNPATYTGVFDDIRDLFAQTNEAKLRGYKKGRFSFNIKGGRCENCHGDGIIKIEMNFLPDVYVPCEVCHGTRYNSETLEVTYKGKNIAQVLDMKVSEALGFFSNIPKIKRKLQTIQDVGLGYVSLGQSATQLSGGEAQRMKLASELYKKSNGKNFYILDEPTTGLHTDDIKRLLGVLQRLVDEGNTVLVIEHNLDVVKSADWLIDLGPEGGEGGGNIVGIGTPEQIAEIKESYTGQYLKPILERDTKRTKDAQ, encoded by the coding sequence ATGTTAAATGATAAAATTGTTATTCATGGTGCACGTGCACATAATTTAAAAGATATTGATGTGACGATTCCTCGTGATAAGTTAGTTGTTATGACTGGTTTATCAGGTTCTGGTAAGAGTTCACTGGCTTTTGATACGCTTTATGCTGAAGGTCAAAGACGTTATGTTGAAAGTTTGTCATCCTATGCACGGCAATTTTTAGGACAGATGGATAAACCAGATGTTGATTCGATTGATGGGTTAAGCCCAGCTATTTCGATTGATCAAAAGACTACTTCGAAGAACCCTCGTTCAACGGTCGGTACGGTTACTGAGATCAATGATTATTTACGTTTACTCTGGGCTCGTGTAGGGACGCCAATTTGTCCTAATGACGGAACTAAGATTACGAGTCAATCAGCTCAACAGATGGTTGATGCTATTTTAAAGTTGGATGAAGGGACTAAATTACAAGTTCTTTCACCAGTCGTAAGATCAAAACGTGGACAACACAAAAAAGCCTTGAATCAAATTAAGAAACAAGGTTATGTTCGAATTAGAGTTGACGGTGAAATTCGTGATGTCAGTGAAGACATTGAGCTAGATAAGAATAAGAAACATAGTATTGATGTGGTGGTCGATCGAATTGTTATTAATGATCATATTAAATCACGTTTGTTCGATTCGGTTGAGGCTGCTTTAAGATTATCTGATGGCTATATGAATGTTGATGTGATTGGCTCAGATATGATGGTTTTCTCTGAAAAAAATGCTTGTCCAATTTGTGGATTCACTGTAGGTGAACTAGAACCACGTCTATTTTCTTTCAACGCTCCCTTTGGGGCCTGTGAAAACTGTGATGGTTTAGGAATCAAACTAGAAGTGGATTTAGATTTAGTTATTCCTGATCAAAGTAAGACTTTGGCTGAGGGAGCAATTGAACCTTGGAATCCGATTAGTTCACAATATTATCCAGAAATGCTGGCCCAAGCATGTAAAGAATTTGGCATTGATATGAACGTACCTTTCGAGAAATTACCTAAAAAGGATCAAAAGACAATTTTAAATGGTTCTGATGGCAAGACATTCCATTTTCACTATGAGAATGATTTTGGTGGGGTCCGCGATGTTGATGTACCATTCGAAGGAGTAATTCCTAATATAGATCGTCGTTATCATGAGACAAATAGTGATTTTACACGTGAGGTCATGCGTAAATACATGACTGAATTGAAATGTCCAGTTTGTCATGGTAAAAGATTGAATCGAAAAGCTTTAGCTGTTAAGATTGCAGGTCAAGATATTGCTGAAGTTTCCGATATGTCGATCAAAAATGAATTGCCATTTTTTAAAGCGGTAACTTTTGGTGAACAAAATACCGTTATTGCTAAGCCAATTTTGAAAGAAGTCAAAGATCGGCTCGCTTTCTTAATTAATGTTGGTTTGGAATATTTAACATTATCACGATCAGCTGGGACTTTATCTGGTGGCGAGGCTCAAAGAATTCGTCTGGCTACACAAATTGGTTCTAATTTATCTGGGGTTATGTATATTCTGGATGAACCTTCAATTGGGTTGCACCAACGTGATAATGATAGATTGATTAGATCATTGAAAAAAATGCGTGATCTTGGTAATACGTTGATTGTTGTTGAACATGATGAAGATACCATGCGAGCTGCTGATTATTTGATTGATGTCGGTCCTGGAGCTGGTGAAAATGGTGGTCGAATCGTGGCCGCAGGGACTCCAAAAGAAGTTGAAGACAATCCTAAGTCATTGACTGGACAATATTTAGCTGGAAAGAAGTTTGTACCGGTACCACTAAAACGTCGTAAGGGTAACGGAAAAGCAGTTAAGGTGTTTGGTGCTGCTGAAAATAATTTGAAAAAATTAGATGTGAAATTTCCTCTAGGTAAATTTATTGTTGTTACTGGAGTTTCTGGATCTGGTAAATCAACTTTAGTTAACATGATTTTGAAACGTGCTTTGGCACAGAAAATGAATCATAATTCTGAGAAGCCAGGTAAATACAAAAAGATTACTGGCTATGAGAACTTGGAAAAGATGATTGCTATTGATCAGAGTCCAATTGGTCGGACTCCGAGAAGTAATCCTGCTACTTATACAGGTGTTTTTGACGACATTAGAGATTTGTTTGCTCAAACTAATGAGGCCAAGTTACGAGGCTATAAGAAGGGAAGATTTTCTTTCAATATTAAAGGCGGTCGCTGTGAAAACTGTCACGGAGACGGAATTATTAAAATTGAAATGAATTTCTTGCCAGATGTTTATGTTCCTTGTGAAGTTTGTCATGGCACACGTTATAATTCAGAGACTCTGGAAGTAACTTACAAGGGTAAGAATATTGCCCAAGTTCTTGATATGAAGGTATCTGAAGCTTTAGGTTTCTTTAGCAATATTCCTAAGATCAAACGTAAGTTACAGACGATTCAGGATGTTGGTTTAGGTTATGTCTCATTGGGACAATCAGCCACACAATTATCTGGTGGTGAGGCTCAAAGAATGAAGTTAGCCTCAGAACTATATAAGAAATCTAATGGTAAGAATTTCTATATTTTAGATGAACCAACAACAGGCTTGCATACTGACGATATCAAACGTCTGCTAGGCGTTTTGCAACGTTTAGTTGATGAAGGCAACACGGTCTTAGTGATTGAACATAACTTGGATGTTGTTAAGTCTGCCGATTGGTTGATTGACCTGGGTCCTGAAGGTGGCGAAGGCGGCGGAAATATTGTCGGTATTGGAACTCCAGAACAGATTGCCGAAATCAAGGAGAGCTATACTGGTCAATATTTGAAGCCAATTCTAGAACGTGATACCAAACGAACTAAAGACGCACAATAA
- the uvrB gene encoding excinuclease ABC subunit UvrB — protein sequence MIDRVKDNKFDLVSKYSPAGDQAQAIDKITKDFKDGDKEVVLEGATGTGKTFTMANVIKNLNKPTLIISHNKTLAGQLYGEMKEFFPNNAVEYFVSYYDYYQPEAYVPSSDTYIEKDSSINDEIDKLRHSATSSLLERNDVIVVASVSCIFGLGDPREYADSIISLRVGQQIARDTLLEELVDNQFERNDIDFQRGRFRVRGDVIDIFPASRDDNAIRVEFFGDEIDRIIEMDALTGEVKGQMDHIGIFPATHFMISDSKMDEALKRIKNEMDQQVEKFTKEGKLLEAQRIKQRTEYDIEMMREMGYTSGIENYSRHMEGRAEGEPPFTLLDFFPKDFNIMIDESHVTMPQIRGMYNGDRARKQQLVDYGFRLPSALDNRPLKIDEFEKHVNRILYVSATPGPYELDRTPHKVEQVIRPTGLLDPKIEVRPIMGQIDDLVAEINDRVAKHERVFVTTLTKKMAEDLTDYFKDLGIKVRYLHSDIKTLERTKIIRDLRLGKFDVLIGINLLREGIDVPEVSLIAILDADKEGFLRAERSLVQIIGRASRNEHGKVIMYADSITDSMRGAINATARRREIQEKFNEEHHVMPKTIVKPIRDAISMFQKVDNSSSETEKIDDDIDFKDMSKKDQKELLKNLNDQMEAAAKKLDFEAAAHLRDTILELKAEK from the coding sequence GTGATAGATAGAGTAAAAGATAATAAATTTGATTTGGTTTCTAAGTATTCACCTGCTGGAGATCAAGCTCAAGCAATTGATAAAATCACTAAAGATTTCAAAGATGGTGACAAAGAAGTGGTCCTTGAAGGTGCTACTGGAACTGGTAAAACCTTCACTATGGCTAATGTGATTAAAAATCTTAATAAGCCAACTTTAATTATTTCTCATAATAAGACTTTGGCTGGTCAATTATATGGTGAAATGAAGGAATTCTTTCCTAATAATGCTGTCGAATATTTTGTCAGTTACTATGATTACTACCAACCTGAGGCTTATGTGCCATCAAGTGATACCTACATTGAAAAAGACTCAAGTATTAATGATGAAATTGATAAATTACGTCATTCCGCGACTAGTTCACTTTTAGAGAGAAACGATGTTATTGTTGTAGCTTCGGTTTCTTGTATTTTTGGATTAGGTGATCCAAGAGAATACGCTGACAGTATCATTTCTCTACGTGTTGGACAACAAATTGCTCGAGATACGTTGTTAGAAGAATTAGTCGACAATCAATTTGAACGAAACGACATCGACTTTCAACGTGGAAGATTCCGTGTACGTGGCGATGTGATCGATATTTTTCCAGCCTCACGAGATGATAATGCTATTCGAGTGGAATTTTTTGGTGATGAAATCGACCGTATTATTGAGATGGATGCTTTGACTGGAGAAGTTAAAGGTCAAATGGATCATATTGGAATTTTCCCAGCTACTCACTTTATGATCAGCGATTCCAAGATGGATGAAGCTTTGAAGAGAATTAAAAATGAGATGGACCAACAGGTTGAAAAGTTCACTAAAGAAGGCAAATTACTGGAAGCTCAACGAATCAAGCAAAGAACTGAGTATGATATCGAAATGATGCGTGAGATGGGTTATACTTCTGGAATTGAAAATTATTCACGTCATATGGAAGGACGTGCAGAAGGGGAGCCACCATTTACTCTGCTTGATTTCTTCCCTAAAGATTTTAATATCATGATTGATGAATCTCATGTTACTATGCCACAGATTAGAGGAATGTATAATGGAGATCGTGCTAGAAAACAACAACTAGTTGATTATGGTTTTCGTTTGCCGAGCGCTTTGGATAATCGACCATTAAAGATTGATGAATTTGAAAAACATGTTAATCGGATTCTCTATGTGTCAGCCACTCCTGGTCCATATGAATTAGATCGAACACCGCATAAAGTTGAACAAGTTATTCGTCCAACTGGTTTGTTGGATCCTAAAATTGAGGTTCGACCTATTATGGGACAAATTGATGATTTGGTTGCTGAGATCAACGATCGAGTGGCTAAACATGAACGTGTCTTTGTCACGACCTTAACGAAGAAAATGGCTGAAGATCTGACGGATTACTTTAAAGACTTGGGAATTAAAGTTAGATATTTGCACAGTGATATTAAAACTTTGGAACGTACTAAGATTATTCGAGATCTTCGATTAGGCAAGTTCGATGTTTTAATTGGAATTAACTTATTGCGTGAGGGTATTGATGTACCTGAAGTATCTTTGATTGCTATTTTGGATGCTGATAAGGAAGGTTTCCTGAGAGCAGAAAGATCATTAGTTCAGATTATTGGTCGTGCTTCTAGAAATGAGCACGGTAAGGTTATAATGTATGCAGATAGTATTACTGATTCTATGCGTGGTGCAATTAATGCAACTGCTCGTCGTCGTGAGATTCAGGAGAAATTTAATGAAGAGCATCATGTAATGCCTAAGACGATTGTTAAACCTATCAGGGATGCTATTTCTATGTTCCAAAAGGTTGATAATTCATCTTCAGAAACAGAGAAGATCGATGATGATATTGACTTCAAGGATATGAGTAAGAAAGACCAAAAAGAACTGCTTAAAAACTTAAATGATCAGATGGAAGCAGCAGCTAAGAAACTCGATTTTGAGGCTGCAGCCCATCTACGTGATACGATTTTGGAATTAAAGGCGGAAAAGTAA
- a CDS encoding MFS transporter, translated as MRFNKKQWSWILYDWANSGYGIIVTTAVLPVYFKSVAQASGVSASNATAFWGYANSFGTLLVSILAPVLGALADYPHHKKRLMNYFAFLGIIMTLGLAIVPPNQWQLLIGVYILSIIGYSAGNLFYDSFLTDVADNKEMDAISSNGYAYGYLGGVFAFVLFLVLQLTSGFGMLSSYGVARWSFLLAAIWWIIFYIPLLKNVHQVYSLPENPHPVVSSFKRVWSTITHLRQYKAAAWFLVAYFFYIDGVDTIFTMATSIGMDMGINTTTLMLVLLVVQLVAFPFSILYGWLANKFSTRAGILLGIILYLGICLYALKLTTTIDFWILAVLVGTSQGGIQALSRSYFGKLIPKKSGSEFFGFYNILGKFSAVLGPVLVGIVTQITGKSTIGAASLSILFFVGLIIFLMLPKLTNEN; from the coding sequence ATGCGGTTTAATAAAAAACAGTGGAGTTGGATCCTTTATGACTGGGCTAATTCTGGATATGGAATTATTGTTACGACAGCGGTTTTGCCAGTTTATTTTAAATCAGTTGCGCAAGCTTCCGGTGTATCAGCTTCCAACGCTACCGCCTTTTGGGGTTATGCCAATAGTTTTGGAACACTTTTAGTTTCAATTTTGGCCCCAGTTTTGGGAGCTCTAGCGGATTATCCACATCATAAGAAAAGATTAATGAATTATTTTGCGTTTTTAGGGATTATCATGACTTTAGGTTTAGCAATTGTCCCTCCAAATCAGTGGCAATTACTCATAGGTGTGTATATCCTGTCGATAATTGGTTATTCAGCTGGAAATTTATTTTATGATAGTTTTTTGACTGATGTAGCTGATAATAAAGAGATGGATGCCATTTCTTCAAATGGATATGCTTACGGTTATTTAGGTGGAGTTTTCGCCTTCGTGTTGTTTTTAGTTCTACAATTAACAAGTGGTTTTGGGATGTTATCGAGTTATGGAGTGGCTCGCTGGAGTTTCTTATTAGCAGCTATTTGGTGGATAATTTTTTACATACCGCTGTTAAAGAATGTTCATCAAGTTTATTCATTGCCAGAAAATCCTCATCCAGTTGTTTCTAGTTTTAAACGTGTCTGGTCAACCATTACGCATCTACGTCAATATAAAGCAGCCGCCTGGTTTTTGGTAGCATATTTCTTCTATATTGATGGAGTAGACACGATTTTTACGATGGCTACCTCAATTGGGATGGATATGGGAATTAATACGACAACATTAATGTTAGTTCTATTAGTTGTACAATTAGTCGCCTTTCCATTTTCAATTTTATATGGCTGGTTAGCCAATAAATTTTCCACCCGTGCAGGAATCCTTTTGGGGATAATTTTGTACTTGGGAATTTGTTTGTATGCTTTGAAATTAACTACGACAATAGATTTTTGGATCTTAGCTGTTCTGGTGGGAACTAGTCAAGGTGGAATTCAGGCATTGAGTCGTTCTTACTTTGGCAAGTTGATTCCTAAGAAATCCGGTAGTGAGTTTTTTGGATTCTATAATATTTTAGGAAAATTCTCAGCCGTCTTAGGACCAGTTTTGGTGGGAATTGTGACACAAATAACTGGTAAATCAACAATTGGGGCCGCTTCATTGAGCATTTTATTCTTTGTTGGACTGATAATTTTCTTGATGTTACCAAAGCTAACAAATGAAAATTAA
- a CDS encoding alkaline phosphatase family protein translates to MATNQHLIIISLDSLGFRDIDEHREELPTLNKLVQGGTWVKKVQGIYPTLTYPSHTTIITGQYPSVHGIVNNTKIQPERRSPDWYWYQKDVKSTTLYDLAHRKGLKTAAFLWPVTAGSKITYNLAEIFPNRIWTNQVLVSLKASSPLFILEMDKKYGKLRNGIKQPQLDDFITACAVDTIKNKKPNLTLLHLVDMDSMRHRYGVRSEDALKALHRLDEHVKQVIDATKEAGTFEDTNFVILGDHYQINVNKMIHLNTLFAKRGWLQAKPDQTFKKNWSVMAKTCDGCTYIYTRNFEQLKRLKDLIGSVEGVEKIYSSKEAATMGADPNCTLMVEAKAGYYFTDESDRPNVVEEVLLTMMGDSDRYEGVHGYHPDKPGYKTTLIFNGPMIKKNQTVEAANLVDEAPTFAKLLGLKFDRPIAGNCIEDVFND, encoded by the coding sequence TTGGCAACCAATCAACATTTAATTATTATTTCACTCGATTCTCTAGGATTTAGAGATATTGATGAACATCGTGAAGAGTTACCAACTTTGAATAAGCTGGTCCAGGGGGGAACTTGGGTAAAAAAGGTTCAAGGAATTTATCCGACTTTGACTTACCCATCACATACCACGATCATTACGGGACAATATCCAAGCGTCCATGGAATCGTTAATAATACTAAAATTCAACCGGAGCGTCGTTCGCCTGATTGGTATTGGTATCAAAAAGATGTCAAATCAACCACATTGTATGATCTAGCTCATAGGAAGGGTTTAAAAACGGCAGCTTTCTTATGGCCAGTAACTGCTGGTAGTAAGATCACTTATAATTTAGCGGAGATTTTTCCTAATCGGATTTGGACCAACCAAGTTTTAGTCTCGTTGAAGGCTAGTTCACCATTATTTATTTTAGAAATGGATAAAAAATATGGTAAATTGCGTAACGGTATTAAACAGCCACAACTAGATGATTTTATTACTGCTTGTGCGGTAGATACGATTAAGAACAAGAAACCTAATCTGACACTGTTGCATTTAGTTGATATGGACAGTATGCGTCATCGTTATGGGGTTAGATCTGAGGATGCTTTAAAAGCTTTGCATCGTTTAGACGAACATGTTAAACAAGTAATTGATGCAACCAAAGAAGCTGGCACTTTTGAGGATACTAATTTTGTTATTTTAGGTGATCATTATCAAATTAATGTGAATAAAATGATCCATTTAAACACATTATTTGCTAAGCGAGGTTGGCTTCAAGCAAAGCCTGATCAGACTTTCAAAAAAAATTGGTCTGTTATGGCCAAAACTTGTGATGGTTGTACGTATATTTATACGAGAAACTTTGAACAATTGAAGCGATTAAAAGATTTGATTGGCAGTGTTGAAGGTGTGGAAAAGATTTATTCTTCAAAGGAGGCTGCCACTATGGGAGCTGATCCAAACTGTACACTGATGGTTGAAGCTAAGGCTGGTTATTACTTTACAGATGAAAGTGATCGTCCAAACGTTGTAGAAGAAGTCTTGTTGACTATGATGGGTGATAGTGATCGTTATGAGGGTGTTCACGGTTATCATCCAGACAAACCTGGTTACAAGACAACTTTGATTTTCAATGGACCAATGATTAAGAAAAATCAGACGGTTGAAGCTGCTAATTTAGTAGATGAGGCTCCGACCTTTGCCAAATTACTGGGATTGAAGTTTGATCGTCCAATTGCTGGCAATTGTATTGAGGATGTATTTAATGATTAG
- a CDS encoding phospho-sugar mutase, giving the protein MSWQDNMQKWLDYKDLDPDMKEQLEEMKDDQKVAEEAFYQPMEFGTAGMRGLIGPGINRMNIYTVRQATEGLASFMDTLDDKVKAQGVAISYDSRYYSQDFAYESAKVLGAHGIHSYVFDSLRPTPELSFAVRSIPTYAGIMITASHNPKQYNGFKIYGPDGGQMPPAESDNITSFARKADDLFAIKVKPVTKLRAEKLLTLIGEDVDLNYMKNLETVIVNRDLINNIGDKMKFVYSPLHGTGKMIAPRIFQKLGFKNFNMVTEQAILDPEFATTPFPNPEFAQTFDLAIERGKKIGANILIATDPDADRLGAAVRQPDGSYKLMTGNQIASVLLNYLLQAKKGLNALPANGAVVKSIVSSELATAIADKYNIKMFNVLTGFKYIAEKIEQFEKTGSNEFLFGFEESYGYLVKPFVRDKDAMQSTLLLAEAAAYYESQGKTIYDALEDLYKEFGYYREKTISKTFEGISGKDQMAQIMKTLREEGIDEVNGVKVVESIDYLKDTDTTAAGTKETGLPKANVLKYILEDDTWIAARPSGTEPKLKFYVGVKGDTEDGAAQKLATFAKEIEGWE; this is encoded by the coding sequence ATGTCTTGGCAAGATAATATGCAAAAATGGCTCGACTATAAGGATTTAGATCCAGATATGAAAGAGCAACTTGAAGAGATGAAAGATGATCAAAAAGTTGCTGAAGAAGCATTCTACCAACCAATGGAATTTGGTACTGCTGGAATGAGGGGCTTGATTGGACCTGGTATCAATCGGATGAATATTTATACTGTTCGTCAGGCCACTGAAGGTTTAGCTTCATTTATGGATACTTTAGATGATAAAGTAAAAGCACAAGGTGTAGCAATCAGTTACGATTCACGTTATTACTCACAAGATTTTGCTTATGAGTCAGCTAAGGTTTTAGGAGCTCACGGAATTCATAGTTATGTATTCGATAGCTTAAGACCAACTCCAGAATTATCTTTTGCTGTAAGAAGTATTCCTACTTATGCTGGAATTATGATTACAGCTAGCCATAATCCTAAACAATATAATGGTTTTAAAATTTATGGACCAGACGGCGGACAAATGCCACCAGCTGAGTCAGATAATATTACTAGTTTTGCAAGAAAAGCTGATGATTTATTTGCTATTAAGGTAAAACCAGTTACTAAATTACGAGCTGAGAAGCTTCTGACTTTGATTGGTGAAGACGTTGATTTGAACTATATGAAGAACTTGGAGACTGTTATTGTAAACCGTGATTTAATCAATAATATTGGTGATAAGATGAAATTTGTTTATTCACCACTTCACGGTACCGGTAAAATGATTGCCCCAAGGATTTTCCAAAAATTAGGTTTTAAAAACTTCAATATGGTAACTGAGCAGGCTATTTTGGACCCTGAATTTGCAACAACTCCATTTCCAAATCCAGAATTTGCTCAAACATTTGATTTGGCAATTGAACGTGGTAAAAAAATTGGTGCTAATATTCTAATTGCAACTGATCCTGATGCTGATCGTTTAGGCGCCGCAGTTAGACAACCAGATGGATCATATAAATTGATGACAGGTAATCAAATCGCATCTGTTTTACTAAATTATTTGTTACAAGCCAAAAAAGGCTTGAATGCATTGCCAGCTAATGGTGCTGTAGTTAAGTCGATTGTTTCATCTGAATTGGCAACTGCTATTGCTGATAAATATAATATTAAGATGTTTAATGTTTTGACTGGTTTTAAATACATTGCTGAAAAAATTGAGCAATTTGAAAAAACAGGTAGTAATGAATTTCTCTTTGGTTTTGAAGAGAGTTACGGTTATCTTGTAAAGCCATTTGTTCGTGATAAGGATGCCATGCAATCTACTTTACTTTTAGCAGAGGCAGCTGCTTATTATGAATCTCAAGGAAAGACCATTTATGATGCTTTAGAGGATCTTTATAAAGAATTTGGTTACTATCGTGAAAAGACCATTTCTAAGACGTTTGAAGGTATCTCTGGAAAAGATCAGATGGCTCAAATTATGAAGACACTTCGTGAAGAAGGAATTGATGAAGTCAACGGCGTTAAAGTTGTAGAATCAATTGATTATCTTAAGGATACTGATACTACTGCTGCAGGTACTAAAGAAACTGGTTTGCCTAAGGCTAATGTTTTGAAGTATATCTTGGAAGACGATACATGGATTGCTGCTAGACCTTCAGGTACTGAGCCAAAATTGAAGTTTTATGTTGGTGTTAAGGGTGACACCGAAGATGGTGCTGCTCAAAAATTAGCTACCTTTGCTAAGGAGATTGAAGGCTGGGAATAA
- a CDS encoding helix-turn-helix domain-containing protein: MREVVDKKINQLMNESGFNIASNLKVLRKNKNVTQKEVASCLNIDVTTLSHYETGIRMPDIDTLIALAKYYDTDINRIISNNFD, from the coding sequence ATGCGTGAAGTGGTAGATAAAAAAATAAATCAATTAATGAATGAATCTGGCTTTAATATTGCTAGTAATCTAAAGGTTTTAAGAAAGAATAAAAATGTAACTCAAAAAGAAGTAGCAAGCTGTTTAAATATTGACGTTACAACGTTATCTCATTATGAAACCGGGATTAGGATGCCAGATATTGATACTCTAATTGCTTTGGCCAAATACTATGATACGGATATAAACAGAATCATTAGTAATAATTTCGACTAA
- the trxB gene encoding thioredoxin-disulfide reductase, producing MKSYDVVIIGAGPGGLTAALYASRANLSVMILDRGIYGGQMNNTAAIENYPGFESILGPDLSEKMYKSSTQFGADFGYGAVQSVEDKGNVKIIHTDDGDYEAKALIIATGSQYKKIGVPGENEMSGRGVSYCAVCDGAFFKGQDVAVIGGGDSAVEEGIYLTQLAKSVTIIHRRDQLRAQKILQDRAFKNDKIKFVWNADVKEIMSDDDKVSGVRYIDKKTGDEHVVPAKGAFIYVGIKPMTEPFKDLGVLDEDGWIDTNEHMETKIPGIFAVGDVRKKDLRQVATAVGEGGIAGQQAYNYIQEIADEKVAAK from the coding sequence ATGAAATCATATGATGTAGTAATTATTGGAGCAGGTCCTGGTGGTTTAACTGCTGCTCTATATGCTTCACGCGCTAATTTATCAGTAATGATTCTTGATCGTGGTATTTACGGTGGACAAATGAACAACACCGCTGCGATTGAAAATTATCCTGGCTTTGAATCAATTTTAGGACCAGATTTGAGTGAGAAGATGTATAAATCCTCAACACAATTTGGTGCTGATTTTGGATACGGTGCTGTCCAATCAGTTGAAGATAAGGGTAATGTTAAGATTATTCATACTGATGATGGTGATTATGAAGCTAAAGCATTAATCATTGCAACTGGTTCACAATATAAGAAGATTGGCGTTCCTGGAGAAAATGAAATGTCAGGACGTGGTGTTTCCTACTGTGCCGTTTGTGATGGTGCCTTCTTTAAAGGTCAAGATGTTGCCGTAATCGGTGGTGGAGATTCCGCTGTTGAAGAGGGAATTTATCTAACACAATTAGCCAAGTCAGTAACAATTATTCACCGTCGTGATCAATTACGTGCCCAAAAGATTTTACAAGATCGTGCATTCAAGAATGATAAAATTAAATTTGTTTGGAATGCTGATGTCAAAGAAATCATGAGTGACGATGATAAAGTTTCCGGCGTTAGATATATTGACAAAAAGACCGGCGACGAGCATGTCGTTCCTGCAAAGGGTGCTTTCATCTATGTTGGTATCAAGCCAATGACAGAACCATTCAAGGATTTAGGCGTTCTTGATGAAGATGGTTGGATTGATACAAATGAACATATGGAAACAAAGATCCCTGGTATCTTCGCTGTTGGAGATGTTCGTAAGAAAGATCTTCGTCAAGTAGCTACGGCTGTCGGTGAAGGCGGTATAGCTGGTCAACAAGCTTACAATTATATTCAAGAGATTGCTGATGAAAAAGTTGCAGCTAAATAA